Proteins from a single region of Nomascus leucogenys isolate Asia chromosome 2, Asia_NLE_v1, whole genome shotgun sequence:
- the APOBR gene encoding apolipoprotein B receptor, with amino-acid sequence MYTHFPGCSGGCCGHQGPWAGPGAGTHQGDTGRGSAFGPGEDWLVLVGGDGHYQLSGHTETDGMDFLRLHLPGLHQALRGALDSLGTFVSYLLGDAVPTVEREAQAAEELRAVAVGRTGKIAEEEAQEALEGLRGSQSQGAGGLRGPGDDRRREAGSSAVEQTWDWGDGSSHGSQAERQDSGAGETAKAARCQEPSAPLEARKKSKAWSGACQDSSGQAQERQEPDEQEVNREERLRSWGKEEEEKEEEVRAREPGMARGAESEWTWHGEWEGKAGAGGPKAAGDNWETEQGVREADAGETEEAGAEGAGKGEEVVVVEKACESTRAWGTWGPGAEPEDWGILGREEAGTTPGREEARTILDGEEARTISGEEEAETASGREVAGTALEGEEAGTASGWGEAGTASGGEEAGTASGGEAGTASGGEEAGTASGGDEAWTTSGREAGTASGGEEARTASSGEAGTASGDEEAGTASGGDEAWTTSGKEEADLPGVRQTEYGAVPGERLLEATGKVWVLEEEGDEGREAEVSPFPKQAQVLSTERTEEAAESQTAGREAVGGQEAGESFEGQADLCGKEAEMRRDLEIRADQARLEELVQAEEAQEERRSSRDPAAELPSDGEAEGAVDLEATPEARPEEELTGEESEVAQTSCGPLGVEWGGLTHRVTKGQGPELMGGTQTPTKQPEEREAGEVELMGVLALSKEEQERSLEAGPRHAGSVKPEGSKAFPGAWENCTRRDMERRNTQEDAADGEQREEEAAGGQTPAAEAEGDRESELSEVPEAGGEGPTTQDAGCGIEEGEVSVSENQKLDGSTGADAGPCPSLGEAYARETEDGEAEADKTSRRGWRLQAVAVGLQDREDAQIGSVAAGIMGGEVVLDVSAAGASEALEGAPGQGWDSKEKEEAAAGEHAGGQEFGLEGSAEEKVAGRGGQVEAFESREGGPGGGRVEAEESAGAEDNCGLDRAGSQTVRAEGMGAMVEAGGLLEEWTLLEVEAVGRQEREQREDSEGRCGDHHPEGEAPRLLDAEGLMVTGDWRAEAKETEPESLEDVRGQEERPTYQAPAEAAPESVGEAKTAEAMGSARGVVANSWSEAPLPGSLLDVSVPRSRVHLSRSSSQRRSRPSFRRTPAWEQQKEPPAPNPPEEELSAPEQRPLQLEERLEPSPLRHDGTPVPARRRPLGHGFGLTHPGMMQELQARLSRPKPQ; translated from the exons ATGTACACCCATTTCCCGGGCTGCAGTGGGGGCTGCTGTGGGCATCAGGGGCCgtgggcagggcctggggcgGGGACGCATCAGGGAGACACGGGAAGAGGAAGTGCCTTTGGTCCTGGGGAAGATTGGCTTGTCTTGGTGGGTGGGGACGGTCATTATCAGCTTTCtggacacacagagacagacgGGATGGACTTCCTCCGGCTACACCTCCCTGGGCTGCACCAGGCCTTGAGGGGGGCACTG GATTCCCTCGGCACCTTTGTCTCCTACCTCCTGGGAGATGCAGTCCCCACTGTAGAGCGGGAGGCGCAGGCAGCTGAGGAACTGAGGGCGGTGGCGGTGGGAAGGACAGGGAAGATTGCAGAGGAGGAAGCCCAGGAGGCCCTGGAGGGCCTTAGAGGCAGCCAAAGCCAGGGGGCTGGAGGGCTGAGAGGGCCTGGAGATGACAGAAGACGTGAAGCGGGGAGCTCAGCTGTAGAACAGACCTGGGACTGGGGAGATGGCAGCTCCCATGGGTCCCAAGCAGAGAGGCAGGACAGTGGGGCTGGGGAGACAGCCAAGGCTGCCAGGTGCCAGGAGCCAAGCGCCCCCTTGGAGGCCAGAAAGAAATCCAAGGCATGGTCTGGGGCTTGCCAAGACAGCAGTGGCCAAGCCCAGGAGAGGCAGGAGCCCGATGAGCAGGAAGTGAACAGAGAGGAGAGGCTGAGAAgctggggaaaggaggaggaggagaaggaggaagaggtcaGGGCAAGAGAGCCAGGGATGGCCAGAGGGGCAGAGTCAGAGTGGACCTGGCATGGGGAGTGGGAGGGGAAGGCTGGTGCTGGAGGGCCAAAGGCGGCGGGGGACAACTGGGAGACGGAGCAGGGGGTCAGGGAGGCAGATGCAGGGGAAACTGAGGAGGCCGGGGCTGAAGGCGCTGGGAAAGGAgaagaggtggtggtggtggagaagGCCTGTGAAAGCACTAGGGCATGGGGGACGTGGGGCCCAGGGGCAGAGCCTGAGGACTGGGGAATCTTAGGTAGAGAGGAGGCCGGGACAACCCCAGGTAGGGAAGAGGCCAGGACAATTTTAGATGGGGAGGAAGCCAGGACAATCTCAGGtgaggaggaggctgagacagcctCAGGCAGGGAGGTGGCTGGGACAGCCTTggaaggggaggaggctgggacagCCTCGGGATGGGGGGAGGCCGGGACAGCCTCGGGAGGGGAGGAGGCGGGGACAGCCTCAGGCGGAGAGGCGGGGACAGCCTCAGGAGGGGAGGAGGCCGGGACAGCTTCAGGAGGGGACGAGGCCTGGACAACCTCAGGCAGGGAGGCCGGGACAGCCTCGGGAGGGGAGGAGGCCAGGACAGCCTCAAGCGGGGAGGCTGGGACAGCCTCAGGAGACGAGGAGGCCGGGACAGCCTCAGGAGGGGACGAGGCCTGGACAACCTCAGGCAAAGAGGAGGCTGACCTCCCGGGAGTCAGACAGACAGAATATGGAGCAGTCCCAGGAGAAAGGCTCCTGGAGGCTACTGGAAAAGTCTGGGTCCTAGAGGAGGAGGGGGATGAggggagagaggctgaggtgagcccTTTCCCTAAACAGGCCCAGGTCCTGAGCACTGAGAGAACAGAAGAGGCTGCTGAGAGCCAGAcagcagggagggaggctgtGGGAGGCCAGGAAGCAGGGGAGAGCTTTGAGGGCCAGGCAGACCTGTGTGgtaaggaggctgagatgaggcgGGACTTGGAGATCAGGGCCGACCAGGCCAGGCTGGAGGAGCTGGTACAGGCagaggaggcccaggaggagagaaggagcagCAGGGATCCAGCGGCTGAGCTGCCCTCAGATGGAGAGGCTGAAGGCGCTGTCGACTTGGAGGCAACTCCAGAGGCCAGGCCTGAGGAGGAGCTCACAGGGGAGGAGAGTGAGGTGGCCCAGACTAGCTGTGGCCCACTGGGGGTGGAATGGGGTGGCCTCACACACAGGGTCACCAAAGGCCAGGGACCTGAGCTGATGGGGGGCACCCAGACCCCAACTAAGCAACCCGAGgaaagggaggcaggggaggtggAGCTCATGGGAGTTCTGGCCCTGAGCAAAGAGGAGCAGGAGAGGAGCCTGGAGGCAGGTCCCAGGCATGCGGGGTCTGTAAAGCCTGAGGGCTCCAAGGCCTTCCCAGGAGCCTGGGAAAACTGCACGAGAAGGGACATGGAGAGAAGAAATACCCAGGAGGATGCGGCCGATGGCGAGCagcgggaggaggaggctgcggGAGGCCAGACCCCGGCGGCTGAGGCCGAAGGAGACCGAGAGTCTGAACTATCAGAAGTCCCAGAGGCAGGCGGGGAGGGGCCGACAACCCAGGACGCGGGATGTGGAATTGAGGAGGGAGAGGTGTCTGTCTCAGAGAACCAGAAGCTGGACGGAAGCACAGGGGCAGACGCAGGGCCTTGCCCCTCACTGGGAGAGGCCTATGCCAGAGAAACTGAGGatggggaggcggaggctgaCAAAACATCCAGGAGAGGCTGGAGGCTGCAAGCGGTGGCTGTGGGCCTCCAGGACCGTGAGGATGCACAGATTGGCTCTGTGGCTGCTGGGATTATGGGGGGTGAGGTGGTCCTAGATGTCAGCGCTGCTGGTGCTAGTGAAGCTTTGGAAGGGGCGCCTGGACAAGGCTGGGACtcgaaagaaaaggaagaggcagcAGCAGGAGAGCACGCAGGTGGGCAAGAATTTGGCCTGGAGGGCTCAGCAGAGGAAAAGGTGGCTGGCAGAGGTGGCCAAGTAGAGGCTTTTGAGTCCAGGGAGGGAGGACCTGGGGGAGGGCGGGTAGAGGCCGAGGAATCTGCAGGTGCAGAGGACAACTGTGGGCTGGATCGCGCGGGCTCCCAGACAGTGAGGGCAGAGGGGATGGGAGCCATGGTGGAGGCTGGGGGGCTTCTAGAAGAGTGGACGCTGTTGGAAGTAGAGGCTGTTGGACGGCAGGAAAGAGAACAGAGGGAAGACAGTGAGGGGCGGTGTGGGGACCACCACCCCGAGGGAGAGGCACCAAGGCTCCTTGATGCAGAGGGTCTAATGGTGACCGGGGACTGGAGGGCAGAGGCCAAGGAGACTGAGCCAGAAAGCCTGGAAGATGTCAGGGGCCAGGAGGAGCGGCCAACATACCAGGCCCCTGCAGAAGCTGCGCCGGAGTCAGTCGGGGAAGCCAAGACGGCTGAGGCCATGGGCAGTGCCAGAGGAGTTGTTGCCAACAGCTGGAGTGAG GCCCCGCTCCCTGGGTCCCTCCTAGATGTCTCTGTCCCAAGGAGTCGCGTGCACCTCTCGAGAAGCTCCTCACAGCGTCGCTCCCGGCCCTCTTTTCGTCGGACTCCGGCCTGGGAGCAGCAGAAGGAGCCCCCAGCCCCCAATCCTCCTGAGGAGGAGCTGTCAGCTCCTGAGCAGAGACCCCTCCAGCTGGAGGAACGCCTGGAGCCAAGCCCCCTGAGGCATGATGGGACCCCGGTGCCAGCCAGGAGAAGGCCCCTGGGACACGG GTTTGGCCTCACGCACCCTGGCATGATGCAGGAGCTGCAAGCCCGTCTGAGCCGGCCTAAGCCCCAGTGA
- the IL27 gene encoding interleukin-27 subunit alpha, with amino-acid sequence MGQTAGDLGWRLSLLLLPLLLVQAGVWGFPRPPGRPQLSLQELQREFTVSLHLARKLLSEVRGQAHRFAESHLPGVNLYLLPLGEQLPDVSLTFQAWRRLSDPERLCFISTTLQPFHALLGGLGTQGRWTNMERMQLWAMRLDLRDLQRHLRFQVLAAGFNLPKEEEEEEEEEEERKGLLPGALGSASQGPAQVSWPQLLSTYRLLHSLELVLSRAVRELLLLSKAGHSVWPLGFPTLGP; translated from the exons ATGGGCCAGACGGCAGGCGACCTTGGCTGGC GGCTCAGCCTGTTGCTGCTTCCCTTGCTGCTGGTTCAAGCTGGTGTCTGGGGATTCCCAAGGCCCCCAGGGAGGCCCCAGCTGAGCCTGCAGGAGCTGCAGAGGGAGTTCACAGTCAGCCTGCATCTCGCCAGGAAGCTGCTCTCCGAGGTTCGGGGCCAGGCCCACCGCTTT GCGGAATCTCACCTGCCGGGAGTGAACCTGTACCTCCTGCCCCTGGGAGAGCAGCTCCCTGATGTTTCCCTGACCTTCCAGGCCTGGCGCCGCCTCTCT GACCCGGAGCGTCTCTGCTTCATCTCCACCACGCTTCAGCCCTTCCATGCCCTGCTGGGAGGGCTGGGGACCCAGGGCCGCTGGACCAACATGGAGAGGATGCAGCTGTGGGCCATGAGGCTGGACCTCCGCGATCTGCAGCGACACCTCCGCTTCCAG GTGCTGGCTGCAGGATTCAACCTCccgaaggaggaggaggaagaagaggaggaggaggaggagaggaaggggctgCTCCCAGGGGCACTGGGCAGCGCCTCACAGGGGCCGGCCCAGGTGTCCTGGCCCCAGCTCCTCTCCACCTACCGCCTGCTGCACTCCTTGGAGCTCGTCTTATCTCGGGCCGTGCGGGAGTTGCTGCTGCTGTCCAAGGCCGGGCACTCAGTCTGGCCCTTGGGGTTCCCAACATTGGGCCCCTAG